Proteins encoded by one window of Microbacterium sp. BK668:
- a CDS encoding methylated-DNA--[protein]-cysteine S-methyltransferase, with protein sequence MTTATIQTIDTPDGAFTIVADARGRVLASGWTADPAAALARISPRLRPVSVTEGETDAAAAARAYYSGDLSAITSVEVAQGGTEMQLAGWHALRDIAPGAPLTYAEFAAALGQPSAVRAAASICARNAPALFVPCHRVLRSDGSLGGFAWGLEVKRSLLAREAA encoded by the coding sequence ATGACCACCGCCACGATCCAGACGATCGACACCCCCGACGGCGCCTTCACTATCGTCGCCGACGCGCGCGGCCGTGTGCTCGCCTCGGGCTGGACCGCCGACCCCGCGGCGGCTCTCGCGCGCATCAGCCCGCGGCTGCGTCCGGTCTCGGTGACGGAGGGGGAGACGGATGCCGCGGCCGCCGCCCGCGCATACTACAGCGGCGACCTGTCCGCCATCACGTCGGTCGAGGTCGCGCAGGGCGGCACCGAGATGCAGCTCGCCGGATGGCACGCGCTGCGCGACATCGCGCCGGGCGCGCCCCTCACCTACGCGGAGTTCGCCGCCGCCCTCGGGCAGCCGAGTGCCGTGCGGGCCGCGGCATCCATCTGCGCCCGCAACGCGCCGGCCCTCTTCGTGCCGTGCCACCGCGTGCTGCGATCCGACGGCTCGCTCGGCGGCTTCGCCTGGGGGCTCGAGGTGAAGCGCTCGCTCCTCGCCCGCGAAGCGGCCTGA
- a CDS encoding ABC transporter ATP-binding protein, with protein sequence MTSTAPSTRLSTARALARLLPFAKPVMPRLVLGAVSALLASLVALGIPLVLEAFVGENGPIASGELWPIIGASAVVLALGLAEAGLIWLRRWFVLTPATSVEYDLRTSFYQRLQRLPVAFHDRWQSGQLLSRMMQDLSVIRRWLAFGLILLLVNILTIFVGSLILFRWHWALGTTFLIFSLPIWYAGYRFEKRYGALTRQSQDQAGDLATAVEESVHGIRVLKAFGRGKHALRQFTRQAETLRETELDKARAIGLIWFWLVLLPDIAFASCLAVGIVLNATGQLQVQELFAFFAMATVLRWPMESIGFLFSFLLDARTATDRIFEVFDEQNTITDPENPVSISQPRGELAFEGVHFRYQDAPATQRDLLDGIDLVLRPGETMALVGLTGSGKTTLTTLPTRLYDVTGGRVTLDGVDVRDLRLAELRRHISMAFEDATLFSSSVRENVLLGREDLAPGSPEADAALAEALAVAQASFVYDLPDGADTIIGEEGLSLSGGQRQRLALARAVAAKPAVLVLDDPLSALDVDTEALVEEALRQVLADTTALIVAHRPSTVALADRVALLERGRVTAVGTHSELLRTSEHYRHVISSLELEEARVRAPQAEEAKEVAR encoded by the coding sequence ATGACTTCCACTGCCCCCTCCACCCGGCTCTCCACCGCACGAGCGCTCGCGAGGCTCCTCCCGTTCGCCAAGCCCGTCATGCCGCGGCTCGTCCTCGGCGCCGTCAGCGCGCTCCTGGCGAGCCTCGTCGCGCTCGGGATCCCGCTCGTGCTCGAGGCATTCGTCGGCGAGAACGGCCCCATCGCCTCGGGCGAGCTGTGGCCGATCATCGGTGCGAGCGCCGTCGTGCTCGCCCTGGGACTCGCCGAAGCCGGACTCATCTGGCTGCGCCGCTGGTTCGTGCTGACGCCCGCGACGTCGGTGGAGTACGACCTGCGCACGAGCTTCTACCAGCGCCTGCAGCGCCTGCCGGTCGCGTTCCACGACCGGTGGCAGTCCGGCCAGCTGCTCAGCCGCATGATGCAGGACCTCAGCGTCATCCGCCGCTGGCTCGCGTTCGGCCTCATCCTGCTGCTCGTCAACATCCTGACGATCTTCGTGGGGTCGCTCATCCTGTTCCGCTGGCATTGGGCGCTGGGGACGACGTTCCTCATCTTCTCCCTCCCGATCTGGTACGCGGGCTACCGCTTCGAGAAGCGATACGGCGCCCTGACGCGCCAGAGTCAGGACCAGGCGGGTGACTTGGCCACGGCGGTGGAAGAGAGCGTTCACGGCATCCGCGTGCTCAAGGCCTTCGGACGCGGCAAGCACGCCCTCCGGCAGTTCACGCGCCAGGCCGAGACGCTGCGCGAGACCGAGCTCGACAAAGCCCGCGCCATCGGGCTCATCTGGTTCTGGCTCGTGCTGCTGCCCGACATCGCGTTCGCCTCGTGCCTCGCGGTCGGGATCGTGCTGAACGCCACCGGTCAGCTGCAGGTGCAGGAGCTCTTCGCGTTCTTCGCGATGGCGACGGTGCTGCGCTGGCCCATGGAGTCCATCGGGTTCCTGTTCTCGTTCCTCCTCGACGCACGCACCGCCACCGACCGCATCTTCGAGGTCTTCGACGAGCAGAACACGATCACCGACCCCGAGAACCCGGTCTCGATCTCCCAGCCGCGCGGAGAGCTCGCCTTCGAGGGCGTGCACTTCCGGTATCAGGATGCCCCGGCCACCCAGCGCGACCTCCTCGACGGCATTGACCTCGTCCTCCGGCCGGGTGAGACGATGGCACTCGTCGGGCTCACGGGGTCCGGCAAGACGACCCTCACCACCCTGCCGACGCGGCTGTACGACGTGACGGGCGGTCGGGTGACCCTGGACGGGGTCGACGTGCGCGATCTCAGGCTCGCGGAGCTGCGGCGGCACATCTCGATGGCCTTCGAGGACGCGACGCTGTTCTCGTCGTCGGTGCGTGAGAATGTGCTGCTCGGTCGCGAAGACCTCGCCCCCGGCAGCCCCGAGGCCGACGCGGCTCTGGCCGAAGCGCTCGCGGTGGCCCAGGCATCCTTCGTCTACGACCTCCCCGACGGGGCCGACACGATCATCGGCGAGGAGGGGCTGTCGCTTTCGGGGGGTCAGCGCCAGCGGCTCGCCCTCGCCCGAGCGGTGGCGGCCAAGCCCGCCGTGCTCGTGCTCGACGACCCCCTGTCGGCGCTCGACGTCGACACCGAGGCGCTCGTCGAAGAGGCGCTGCGCCAGGTGCTCGCCGACACGACGGCGCTCATCGTCGCGCACCGTCCCTCCACCGTCGCCCTCGCGGACCGGGTCGCACTCCTCGAGCGCGGGCGGGTCACGGCGGTGGGGACGCACTCCGAGCTCCTCCGCACGAGCGAGCACTACCGACACGTGATCTCGAGTCTGGAGCTCGAAGAGGCCCGCGTGCGGGCACCGCAGGCAGAGGAAGCGAAGGAGGTGGCCCGATGA
- a CDS encoding ABC transporter ATP-binding protein: MSATVTGTSGEDRSDYTRQESRQIRRRSLRLLGSLVSPVRWQLVLAASVLVISTILRVLGPALIAYGIDTALPAAVEQADWMPTIMVVAVYLASALGGAALIGWYVVVAARLTQAVMLDLRKRIFLHTQRLSLEFHESYTSGRIISRQTSDLDSIRELLDGGLNELTSGILYGGFTLIALLLLDWQSGLILLVMGIPMLLLMRWFYTRSQKAYRQSRTASANVIVQFVETMTGIRAVKAFRKEPRNDEQFGELASGYRDVNLRTIRIFGTFEPGLIAISGIALALVLMWGGLRVSAGALEVGVLLAAVLYVRNFFSPMQEVAYFLNSYQSATAALEKVSGVLEEEPTVPDPVDPVDLWTARGHVRFDDVTFGYSRERVILPHFSLDIPSGQTIALVGTTGAGKSTLAKLVSRFYDPSEGSVTLDGVDLRSLHPKDLRRAIVMVTQEAYLFSGSVADNIALGKPDATLAEIKAAARAVGADEFIEDLPDGYNTDVNKRGGRVSAGQRQLISFARAFLADPAVLILDEATASLDIPSERLIQEALQSLLADRTAIIIAHRLSTVAIADRVLVMEHGRIIEDDAPGNLIGGSGKFAQLHAAWRESLV; this comes from the coding sequence ATGAGCGCGACCGTCACCGGCACGAGCGGCGAGGACCGCTCCGACTACACGCGCCAGGAGAGCCGCCAGATCCGGCGCCGCTCGCTGCGCCTGCTCGGCTCGCTCGTGAGCCCCGTGCGCTGGCAGCTCGTGCTCGCCGCGTCCGTGCTCGTGATCTCGACGATCCTCCGCGTGCTCGGGCCGGCCCTCATCGCGTACGGCATCGACACGGCGCTGCCCGCCGCGGTCGAGCAGGCGGACTGGATGCCGACGATCATGGTCGTCGCCGTCTACCTCGCCTCGGCGCTCGGCGGTGCCGCGCTGATCGGGTGGTACGTCGTCGTGGCGGCGCGCCTCACGCAGGCCGTCATGCTCGACCTCCGCAAGCGCATCTTCCTGCACACTCAGCGGCTGAGCCTGGAGTTCCACGAGTCCTACACCTCGGGCCGGATCATCTCGCGGCAGACGAGCGACCTCGACTCGATCCGCGAGCTCCTGGACGGCGGGCTGAACGAGCTCACCTCCGGCATCCTCTACGGCGGGTTCACGCTGATCGCCCTGCTCCTGCTCGACTGGCAGTCGGGGCTCATCCTGCTCGTCATGGGCATTCCGATGCTGCTGCTGATGCGCTGGTTCTACACGCGGTCGCAGAAGGCGTACCGGCAGTCCCGCACCGCCAGCGCGAACGTCATCGTGCAGTTCGTCGAGACCATGACCGGCATCCGCGCGGTCAAGGCGTTCCGCAAGGAGCCGCGCAACGACGAGCAGTTCGGCGAGCTCGCGAGCGGCTACCGCGACGTCAACCTCCGGACGATCCGCATCTTCGGCACCTTCGAGCCGGGCCTCATCGCGATCTCGGGCATCGCGCTCGCGTTGGTGCTGATGTGGGGCGGCCTCCGGGTGTCGGCGGGCGCGCTCGAGGTCGGTGTGCTCCTGGCGGCCGTCCTGTACGTCCGCAACTTCTTCTCGCCGATGCAGGAGGTCGCCTACTTCCTCAACTCGTACCAGTCCGCCACGGCGGCGCTCGAGAAGGTGTCGGGCGTCCTCGAGGAGGAGCCCACGGTCCCCGACCCGGTGGATCCGGTGGACCTGTGGACCGCGCGCGGCCACGTGCGCTTCGACGACGTCACGTTCGGCTACAGCCGGGAGCGCGTCATCCTGCCGCACTTCTCGCTCGACATCCCGTCGGGCCAGACCATCGCGCTCGTGGGCACGACGGGAGCCGGTAAGTCCACGCTCGCGAAGCTCGTGTCGCGGTTCTACGACCCGAGCGAGGGGAGCGTGACGCTCGACGGCGTCGACTTGCGATCGCTGCACCCGAAGGACCTCCGGCGCGCGATCGTCATGGTCACGCAGGAGGCGTACCTCTTCAGTGGCTCCGTCGCCGACAACATCGCACTCGGCAAGCCCGACGCGACGCTCGCCGAGATCAAGGCTGCGGCGCGCGCGGTCGGCGCCGACGAGTTCATCGAGGACCTCCCCGACGGCTACAACACCGACGTCAACAAGCGCGGCGGCCGCGTCTCCGCGGGGCAGCGGCAGTTGATCTCGTTCGCCCGGGCGTTCCTCGCCGACCCCGCCGTGCTCATCCTCGACGAGGCCACGGCGTCGCTCGACATCCCGAGCGAGCGGCTCATCCAGGAGGCTCTGCAGAGCCTCCTCGCCGACCGGACCGCGATCATCATCGCCCACCGCCTGTCGACGGTCGCGATCGCCGATCGCGTCCTCGTCATGGAGCACGGCCGCATCATCGAGGACGACGCCCCCGGAAACCTCATCGGCGGCTCGGGCAAGTTCGCGCAGCTGCACGCCGCATGGCGGGAGTCGCTGGTCTAG
- a CDS encoding DUF559 domain-containing protein yields the protein MDLREWLSRSDGIGHRDAARLAGFGPRQQTRCIASGEVHVVRRAWLALPDADAELVAAAGAGARVTCLSLARRRGWWIPEGVVSGRHFSVKPHGRAPRVCEDAVVHWSQSIAPAPPFALTESPEDALAHIASCVSEEAALVVWESAIRVESISVDALRNVRWRSLAARRCAEQVNGLSDSGLETIAVTRLSRWGIPIRQQAVLARKPVDLLIGERLVVQIDGFAHHSSSAQRSRDLAHDAELRLRGYTVLRFTYSQVVHDWPTVERTIARAIAMGAHVAA from the coding sequence ATGGATCTGCGCGAGTGGTTGAGCCGCAGCGACGGGATCGGTCACCGGGATGCCGCGCGCCTCGCGGGTTTCGGACCGCGACAGCAGACGCGCTGCATCGCAAGCGGTGAAGTGCACGTCGTTCGACGCGCATGGCTGGCCCTTCCTGACGCGGATGCGGAGTTGGTCGCCGCGGCGGGCGCCGGCGCACGCGTGACGTGTCTCTCTCTCGCGCGACGGCGCGGCTGGTGGATTCCCGAGGGAGTCGTCTCCGGGCGGCACTTCTCCGTCAAGCCGCACGGCCGAGCTCCCCGGGTCTGTGAAGACGCGGTCGTCCACTGGAGCCAGTCGATCGCTCCCGCGCCGCCGTTCGCCCTCACAGAGTCGCCCGAGGACGCGCTCGCGCATATCGCCTCGTGCGTCTCCGAAGAGGCCGCCCTCGTCGTGTGGGAATCGGCGATCCGGGTGGAGAGCATCTCGGTCGACGCCCTGAGGAACGTCCGCTGGAGATCGCTCGCAGCACGTCGCTGCGCGGAGCAGGTGAACGGCCTCTCCGATTCGGGCCTCGAAACCATTGCGGTGACGCGTCTCAGCAGGTGGGGCATCCCGATCCGTCAGCAGGCGGTCCTGGCGCGCAAGCCCGTGGATCTGCTCATCGGCGAGCGGCTCGTGGTCCAGATCGACGGGTTCGCGCACCATTCCAGCTCGGCTCAGAGGAGCCGGGATCTGGCGCACGATGCCGAACTGAGGCTCCGGGGATACACCGTGCTGCGATTCACCTACTCGCAGGTCGTACACGATTGGCCGACCGTGGAGCGCACCATCGCCCGAGCCATTGCCATGGGGGCGCACGTGGCCGCGTGA
- a CDS encoding GNAT family N-acetyltransferase gives MGDLRLVELSASTIVAVNNLSLKPGQEQFLAPISYAVAGAVSNPATAWQRVVLDGDEVVGFVSANFDDDAPEEHFRSVLWRINVDADDQGRGVGRFAVEKLLEEARSRGKDHVDVIYEAGEGGPEAFFQRVGFTPVGETEYGEVIAEVRF, from the coding sequence ATGGGCGACCTGCGACTTGTGGAACTGTCGGCGAGCACGATCGTGGCGGTCAACAATCTCTCCCTCAAGCCCGGGCAGGAGCAGTTCCTCGCCCCGATCTCGTACGCCGTCGCGGGCGCCGTCTCGAACCCCGCGACCGCCTGGCAGCGCGTCGTCCTCGACGGCGATGAGGTGGTCGGATTCGTCAGCGCCAACTTCGACGACGACGCGCCCGAGGAGCACTTCCGGTCGGTGCTGTGGCGCATCAACGTCGACGCCGACGACCAGGGCCGCGGCGTCGGCCGCTTCGCCGTCGAGAAGCTGCTCGAAGAGGCGCGCTCGCGCGGCAAGGACCATGTGGACGTGATCTACGAGGCGGGCGAGGGCGGTCCGGAGGCGTTCTTCCAGCGCGTCGGCTTCACCCCCGTCGGCGAGACGGAGTACGGCGAGGTCATCGCCGAGGTGCGCTTCTAG